Part of the Kordiimonas pumila genome is shown below.
ATGCCCGATATAGCCCCGTGGTTTGGAGCGCTTATAGGGGATGAAGACAAACAGGCCGGCAATCAGATACAGAAAAGAAGAGCCCTGAAGGAGGAGCGACAGCACATAGCAGAGCGCCACCAGAACGAATTCCTGATCATCAAGACCAATAATTCGCATCGGACGGTGGGGATATTGTGGCAGTCTGACTTCCATGGGACTTTCCTCTAGCCTGATAGCTGCTGATCAGATGGTGAAGCCAACACCGGTGACGATGGAATCCCCTGCGACCATGGCAGTGGTACCGGCGAGGCCGCCAAGCCCCATGTACCAGTTGCGCTGGGCAAAGCCGTAAAGGCCAAAAATGATCGCGACCGTCGCGACCCCGAAACCAATCGGCCCCTGGATGCCCTGCTCCACAACGATGTCATAAAACTCATAGCCAAGATCCCCGGACGCAGGTGCCGTAAAGGCAAATGCCTTCGACCCAATTGCGGCCACAAGGAGACCGGCAATCGCCGTAATCCGTCTGTCCTCATAGCGGCCTGGCTTGG
Proteins encoded:
- the traL gene encoding type IV conjugative transfer system protein TraL translates to MEVRLPQYPHRPMRIIGLDDQEFVLVALCYVLSLLLQGSSFLYLIAGLFVFIPYKRSKPRGYIGHLFYRAGFGGFKGYPPQFTETFHE